The DNA region CGTCACTCCGCCGACCAGGGCGGCGAGGAGAGCGGCGACCGCGCCCACGAGGGCGCCGAAGAGCAGGGAGGCGCCGGCCGCCAGGGTGCCGAGGAGGGTGCCCAGCGGGGCGCCGTAGGTGGCGAGGGCGGCCGCGCCGCCGGTGCGGACGCCGGGGTCGTCCGGGGTGGCGAGGGAGTAGAGCGGGAGGGCGGCGAGGCCGGCGCCGAAGCCGGCGAGGAGGAGGGCGGGCAGACCGGCGGCGAGGTAGGTGGCCGAGACGGGGAGGCTCCCGAGCAGGCCGAGGCCCGCGGCCGTGAGGAGCGTGCCGAGCACGATCGAGGAGCGGGCCCGGCCGTCGCGCGCGAGCCGTGCGGAGGCGAGGCGGACGCCCAGCAGGGCGGCCAGGAGTGCGGGAAGGAGCATCAGGCCGCCCAGGAACGGGCCCAAACCCAGGAAGTGGACGAGTCGCAAGCTCGCCCCGTCGTACAGGCCGAAGAGCGCGACCCCGAGCAGGGCGAGGCCGCCGTACGCGCCGACGCGGGCCCGGTCCTTCAGAGCGTCCGGGCCGAGCAGCGCGGCGGGCGCGGTGCGCTGCTGCCACAGGAAGCCGCCGACCAGTGCCAGTCCGACCAGGCCCACCGCCCCGGCGGTGGGGTTCGCCACCCCGTCGTAGAGGCCGCGGACGCCGGCGAGTCCGTAGCCGAGGGCGCCGAGACCGAGGCCGCCGAGCAGCACGCCGGGCAGGTCGAAGGGGCCACGGGGCTCGGCGGTGCGCCCGTCGAGGAGTCGCGCCGCGCCGATCATCGCGAGGACGGCGAGGAGAATCCCGACGTAGCCGACCAGGCGCCAGCTGAGGAACTCGGTGAAGACCCCGGCGACGCTCGCGCCCGCGGCGCCGCCGCCGACGGCCACGACCGCGTACACGGCGAAGGCGGCGCGGCGCTCCGAGGGCTCCGTACGGCTTCGGGCCACCATCGAGAGCGCGGCGGGCATGAGGAGCGCCGCGGCGATGCCGTGCAGCGCGCGGGCGGCGAGCAGCATGGGGGCGCCGGGCGCGAGCCCCTCCAGGAGGGCGGCCACCACGAAGGCCACGAGCCCGCCGAACACGACGGCCTTGCGGCCGGCCCGGTCGGCGAGGTGTCCGCCGAGGGGCAGGACGGCGCCGAGCCCGACCGCGTACGCCATGGGAAGCCCTCCCATGAGCGAGTCGGGCAGGCCCAGATCCCGCTGGAAGATCCAGGCGGAGAGGGTGGACACGGTCGCGTCGATCACGACGAGCAGCTGCAGGAGGGCGGCCAGGGCGAGCACCCACCGGTGCCGGCCGCCGTCGGGTGTCGCGGCCCGGGGCGCGGTGGGGCCCATGCCCATGGGCACCGCGCCCGCGCCGCCGTACACGTACGGCGCGGCGTGCGCGGGTGCCGTCGGGGTGTACGCGCCGGGCGCGGCGGCCTGGTGCGCGAGGGCGACCCGGGGGTCCGGCTGGGCGGGCACGACGGGGGTGGGCGGGGCCGGTGTGGTGGGCGGGGCGAAGTCGAGCAACTGGGCGGCGTGGCGGCCGAGTTGGGCGAGCACGGAACCCGGCAGCCATTCCTCGGTGTCGTCGGTGGCCGTGCGCTCGGCGATCTCCCGCGGGGTGGGCCGGAGGGCCGGGTCCTTCTCCAGGCAGGCGCGGACGAGGTCGACGAGCGAGTCGGGCACGCCGGTGAGGTCGGCCTCCTCCTCGGCGATGCGGAAGAGGTGGGCGTTGAGTCCGGTGTCCGTGGCGCCGAACAGCATCCGTCCGGTCGCCGCGTACACGAGCACCGCGCCGAGGCAGAACACGTCGCTGGCCGGGGTGAGTTCGAGGCCGCGGACCTGCTCGGGGGACATGAAGCCGGGCGAGCCGATGAGCATGCCGGTGCGGGTGTGCAGGCTGTCGCCGGCGAGGCTGTCCATGGCCCGGGCGATGCCGAAGTCGATGACGCGCGGGCCGTCCACGGTCACGAGGACGTTGGACGGCTTGAGGTCGCGGTGGATCAGCCCGGCCTGGTGGACCGCGCCGAGCGCGAGCGCGAGCCGGTTGGCGAGGGCGCGCACGGAGTGCTCGGGCAGCGGGCCGAAGTCCTCGGCGACGACGGAGTGCAGATCGGGGCCGGGGATGTACTGGGTCGCCACCCAGGGCACGGCGGCCTCGTGGTCGGCGTCGAGCACCGCCGCCGTCCAGTTCCCGCCGACCCGCCGGGCGGCGGCCACCTCGCGCGCGAACCGGCGCCGGAATTCGGCGTTCCCCGCGTACTCGGCCTGCACGACCTTCACGGCCACGGTCCGCCCGCCCTCGGAACGCCCCAGATAGACGAGGCCCATGCCGCCCGCGCCGAGGCGGGCGATGAGCCGGTAGGGGCCGATGTGACGGGGGTCTTCGGCTGTCAACTGGTCCACGAGGGAGAAAGATAGTGCAACTGCCCTGCCGTGGCGGGCAGATGGACCATCGGGACCTGCGGGTCCGCACGGAATGGCCGGGTCCGGGACGCCGGCGGGTGCGATGATCGTCCGTACCGTACCGAAACGTTCCCGACCCACCGTCCCAGGAGCAGCACCGTGCAGACCCTCAGTTACGGAGACGTGAAGGCGGCCGTCGAGCGGGTCGCGGACCGGGTCCGCCCCGTCGCGATCGCCCCCGCCGGAGACGAGGAGGCGGGCCACGAGCTCTTCCTCGCCCTCGAATTCCTCCAGCACACCGGCTCGTTCAAGGCGCGCGGCGCCCGCAACTTCCTCCAGGCGCACCGCGAGTCCGGCACCCTGCCCGCGGCGGGCGTGACGATCGCGTCCGGCGGGAACGCCGGGCTCGCCTGCGCCTGGGCGGCCCGGCAGGCGGGCGTGCGGGCGACGGTGTTCCTGCCGGAGACGGCGCCGCGGGTGAAGGTCGAGCGGCTGCGCGGGTACGGGGCGGAGGTGCGGCTCGTCGGTACGGAGTACGCGGAGGCGCTGGCGGCCTGCGAGGCGTACGCGGCGGAGAGCGGGGCGCTGGCCTCGCACGCGTACGATCATCCGCTGATCGCGGCGGGCGCGGGCACCCTGCTGGAGGAGATCCGGGACCGGATCCCCGGCCTGGACACGGTGGTGGTGTCGGTCGGCGGGGGCGGGCTGTTCGCGGGCGTGGCGACGGCGGCGCGCGAGCACGGCATCCGGACGGTGGCGGTGGAGCCGGAGAACTGCCGGGCCCT from Streptomyces fradiae includes:
- a CDS encoding MFS transporter, whose protein sequence is MDQLTAEDPRHIGPYRLIARLGAGGMGLVYLGRSEGGRTVAVKVVQAEYAGNAEFRRRFAREVAAARRVGGNWTAAVLDADHEAAVPWVATQYIPGPDLHSVVAEDFGPLPEHSVRALANRLALALGAVHQAGLIHRDLKPSNVLVTVDGPRVIDFGIARAMDSLAGDSLHTRTGMLIGSPGFMSPEQVRGLELTPASDVFCLGAVLVYAATGRMLFGATDTGLNAHLFRIAEEEADLTGVPDSLVDLVRACLEKDPALRPTPREIAERTATDDTEEWLPGSVLAQLGRHAAQLLDFAPPTTPAPPTPVVPAQPDPRVALAHQAAAPGAYTPTAPAHAAPYVYGGAGAVPMGMGPTAPRAATPDGGRHRWVLALAALLQLLVVIDATVSTLSAWIFQRDLGLPDSLMGGLPMAYAVGLGAVLPLGGHLADRAGRKAVVFGGLVAFVVAALLEGLAPGAPMLLAARALHGIAAALLMPAALSMVARSRTEPSERRAAFAVYAVVAVGGGAAGASVAGVFTEFLSWRLVGYVGILLAVLAMIGAARLLDGRTAEPRGPFDLPGVLLGGLGLGALGYGLAGVRGLYDGVANPTAGAVGLVGLALVGGFLWQQRTAPAALLGPDALKDRARVGAYGGLALLGVALFGLYDGASLRLVHFLGLGPFLGGLMLLPALLAALLGVRLASARLARDGRARSSIVLGTLLTAAGLGLLGSLPVSATYLAAGLPALLLAGFGAGLAALPLYSLATPDDPGVRTGGAAALATYGAPLGTLLGTLAAGASLLFGALVGAVAALLAALVGGVTAGRTGRTPVQR
- a CDS encoding serine/threonine dehydratase; the protein is MQTLSYGDVKAAVERVADRVRPVAIAPAGDEEAGHELFLALEFLQHTGSFKARGARNFLQAHRESGTLPAAGVTIASGGNAGLACAWAARQAGVRATVFLPETAPRVKVERLRGYGAEVRLVGTEYAEALAACEAYAAESGALASHAYDHPLIAAGAGTLLEEIRDRIPGLDTVVVSVGGGGLFAGVATAAREHGIRTVAVEPENCRALDAALAAGTPVDVPVDSVAADSLGARRVSAAALAAARHDGVRTLLVPDAEIVRARRALWDERRLVVEHAAATALAALSGGGYRPERGEKVCVVLCGANTDPSDLVV